In Bubalus kerabau isolate K-KA32 ecotype Philippines breed swamp buffalo chromosome 4, PCC_UOA_SB_1v2, whole genome shotgun sequence, one DNA window encodes the following:
- the ADAM11 gene encoding disintegrin and metalloproteinase domain-containing protein 11, whose amino-acid sequence MRRLRRWAFAALLLLLLPLLPSPGVGTWGPAGALRWRVSPHFGGPEAPEVTEPSRLVGESSGGEVRKQQLDTRVRQEPPGGPPVHLAQVSFVIPAFNSNFTLDLELNHHLLSSQYVERHFSREGPTQHSTGAGDHCYYQGKLRGNPHSFAALSTCQGLHGVFSDGNFTYIVEPREMAGPRENAQGPLPHLIYRTPLLPAPLGCREPGCLFAAPDHPAPQNRPRLRRKRQVRRGHPTVHSETKYVELIVINDHQLFGQMRQSVVLTSNFAKSVVNLADVMYKEQLNTRIVLVAMETWADGDKIQVQDDLLETLARLMVYRREGLPEASDATHLFSGRTFQSTSSGAAYVGGICSLSRGGGVNEYDNMGAMAVTLAQTLGQNLGMMWNKHRSSAGDCKCPDNWLGCIMEDTGFYLPRKFSRCSIDEYNQFLQEGGGSCLFNKPLKLLDPPECGNGFVEAGEECDCGSVQECSRAGGNCCKKCTLTHDAMCSDGLCCRRCKYEPRGVSCREAVNECDIAETCTGDSSQCPPNLHKLDGYYCDHEQGRCYGGRCKTRDRQCQALWGHAAADRFCYEKLNVEGTERGNCGRKGSGWVQCNKQDVLCGFLLCVNISGAPRLGDLGGDISSVTFYHQGKELDCRGGHVQLADGSDLSYVEDGTACGPNMLCLDHRCLPASAFNFSTCPGSGERRICSHHGVCSNEGKCICQPDWTGKDCSIHNPLPTSPPTGETERYKGPSGTNIIIGSIAGAVLVAAIVLGGTGWGFKNIRRGRYDPTQQGAV is encoded by the exons GTGTGGGGACCTGGGGTCCTGCTGGAGCTCTGCGCTGGAGGGTCTCTCCACACTTCGGGGGCCCGGAAGCCCCGGAGGTCACTGAGCCCAGCCGTCTGgtgggggagagctccgggggAGAGGTCCGAAAGCAGCAGTTGGATACCAGGGTCCGCCAGGAGCCTCCGGGTGGCCCG CCTGTCCATCTGGCCCAGGTGAGCTTCGTCATCCCAGCCTTCAACTCCAACTTCACTCTGGATCTGGAGTTGAACCA TCACCTTCTCTCTTCACAATACGTGGAGCGCCACTTCAGCCGGGAGGGGCCGACCCAGCACAGCACT GGTGCTGGAGACCACTGCTACTACCAGGGGAAGCTCCGAGGGAACCCCCACTCCTTTGCTGCCCTCTCCACCTGCCAGGGGCTGCA TGGGGTCTTCTCTGATGGGAACTTCACCTACATCGTGGAGCCCCGAGAGATGGCCGGGCCTCGGGAAAACGCCCAG GGACCCCTTCCCCACCTCATTTACCGGACCCCTCTTCTCCCAGCCCCCCTCGGATGCAGGGAGCCAG GCTGCCTGTTTGCTGCCCCGGACCATCCTGCTCCTCAGAATAGGCCGAGgctgagaaggaaaaggcag GTCCGCCGGGGCCACCCTACAGTGCACAGTGAGACCAAGTACGTGGAGCTGATTGTGATCAATGACCACCAGCTG TTCGGGCAGATGCGGCAGTCGGTGGTCCTCACCAGCAACTTTGCCAAGTCCGTGGTGAACCTGGCAGATGTG ATGTACAAGGAGCAGCTCAATACCCGCATCGTGCTGGTTGCCATGGAAACGTGGGCAGATGGGGACAAGATCCAGGTGCAGGATGACCTCCTGGAGACCCTGGCCAGGCTCATGGTCTACCGGCGGGAGGGCCTGCCTGaggccagtgatgccacccaCCTCTTCTC GGGCAGAACTTTCCAGAGCACCAGCAGCGGAGCTGCCTACGTGGGGGGCATCTGCTCGCTGTCTAGGGGAGGGGGTGTGAACGAG TATGACAACATGGGGGCCATGGCGGTGACCTTGGCCCAGACGCTGGGGCAGAACCTGGGCATGATGTGGAATAAACACCGGAGCTCGGCAG GGGACTGCAAATGTCCGGACAACTGGCTGGGTTGCATCATGGAGGACACTGG GTTCTACCTGCCCCGCAAGTTCTCGCGCTGCAGCATCGACGAGTACAACCAGTTTCTTCAGGAGGGCGGCGGGAGCTGCCTTTTCAACAAGCCCCTCAAG CTCCTGGACCCGCCTGAGTGCGGGAACGGCTTCGTGGAGGCGGGGGAGGAGTGCGACTGCGGCTCGGTGCAG GAGTGCAGCCGCGCGGGAGGGAACTGTTGCAAGAAATGCACTCTGACTCACGACGCCATGTGTAGCGACGGTCTCTGCTGTCGCCGCTGCAAG TACGAGCCGCGGGGTGTATCCTGTCGAGAGGCTGTGAACGAGTGCGACATCGCGGAGACCTGCACCGGGGACTCGAGCCAG TGTCCACCTAACCTACACAAGCTGGACGGTTACTACTGTGATCACGAACAG GGCCGCTGCTACGGAGGTCGCTGCAAAACCCGGGACCGGCAGTGCCAGGCCCTTTGGGGCCATG CGGCTGCTGATCGCTTCTGCTATGAGAAGCTGAATGTGGAGGGGACAGAACGTGGCAACTGTGGGCGCAAGGGGTCAGGCTGGGTCCAGTGCAATAAGCA GGATGTGCTGTGtggcttcctcctctgtgtcAATATCTCTGGAGCTCCTCGGCTGGGGGATCTAGGGGGAGACATCAGCAGCGTCACTTTCTACCACCAGGGCAAGGAGCTGGACTGCAG GGGCGGTCATGTGCAGCTGGCTGATGGCTCAGACCTGAGCTACGTGGAGGACGGCACAGCCTGCGGGCCCAACATGTTGTGCCTGGACCATCGCTGCCTGCCAGCCTCTGCCTTCAACTTCAGCACCTGCCCAGGCAGTGGCGAGCGCCGGATCTGCTCCCACCACGGG GTCTGCAGCAACGAAGGGAAGTGCATCTGTCAGCCAGACTGGACGGGCAAAGACTGCAGTATCCACAACCCCTTGCCCACGTCTCCGCCCACGGGGGAGACAGAGAGATATAAGG GTCCCAGCGGCACCAACATCATCATCGGCTCCATCGCCGGGGCTGTTCTGGTTGCAGCCATCGTCCTGGGTGGCACGGGCTGGGGATTTAA AAACATCCGCCGAGGAAGGTACGACCCGACCCAGCAGGGGGCAGTGTGA